The DNA region TTACATTGTTTCTATTTTGATCCAATAAAGTTAACACAAAACGAAGACCCATCTGTTCATTTGAGTTATCCGCAATCCAAATCACAATTGGTACATGCTCGCGTATTGATTGAATTTCTGTTTGCTTTCGTTTGAAATTCTCCTCATACTCAAATAGAAATTCCTCATCACAGTTGATATGGTTCCATAACCATTTACGTCTTTGTTCGCGTCCACTTTCATCAGCTAAATTTTGAATCGGACCGTAACAAAAGAATTCAGATAGTGAAATTACTCTTTCTTCCTTCCATTTGTTCACATCTTTCAACATATTATTTAAACTTCCTGACGTAGAAGCACTAAAAACTATATGTATGACTTTCTCGTGTTCTGTTTTCTCAAAATCTTGTGATTTATATCTCTGTAAGTCATTGACCATTTTTTTGAGATCATTTGTGAATTCAACCTCAGAGTAATTCGTTTTCTCAACCATTTGTAAGCGGATTAATGCTAACTGTAAAAAGCTTTTCGCTTCTTCCTCGGATAACTGTTGGATCATTTTTTTAAACTCAGTTATCTTATGCAACATGTTTATACCTCTCTTAATATGTGATTTGTATTTTGATACACCTATGATTGTTCAATTTGAACTTCCTCTAATTCTAGTTCCATCTGTGACCAACGTAACCCACCTATGATTAATCCACCAACGATATAAGCAGTTAACCTAATGATTAGTTCTGATAATCTAAATCCTTGTGAAAAATCTACATCTAATCCCCAACTCATTATTCCTAGTGGTAGACCCCAACCTAAAATACCTCTTGTGAATATATAGTAATACACACCTCTTTTTCTAGTTGATTTCCATTTCTCCAATTGTTGTTCTTTCGTTGGTTGTTTTTTTATCAAAACCAATAAAGATAAAACAAAAAAAATAATGCCTACAAAGTTACGAAAATATAACGAAAAAGGATGATTAGCTTCTAATCCCCAGTTTATTACCCAAATACCTATAAGAATAGAAATTAATGAAGCGATAATCTGTGACACTTTGATTCGATCAAATATTTTTTTCTTAGCCATACCATTACTCCAATTCTCTCAAAAACCTTAATATGTAACTATAATCAGATTTCATTTCTGAAACTTATATTTGTAATTTTCTTCTATTAATTCTTCTTCCCTCTTCGACCATTGGACCCATCCTGAAAATAATCCGAAAATGATTATAAACGGTGAAATTTCTAATAAATCTGATAACATAATGCCTTGTGAAAAATCTGTATCAAACCCCCAAGCAATTAACCATATCGGCACACTATAACCTAATAAACCTCTCGTGAAAATATAATAATATACTCCTCTCTTTCTAATTAATTTCCATTTCTCTAATCTCTGTTCTTTCGTTTCCGGTTTATTCTTCAGAGATTTGAATATTAATGATATGAGAATAACACCTACAGTAAAATAAAAAAACAATGAAACAGGGTCATTTTTTTGTAAACCTTCTCTCAAAAACAAAACAATAAATAAAAATATGATTAATGAATTGATAAACCACGTTACTTTTTTTCGAACAGTAATTTTTTTTGATTTCATTTTATGCCCCCAGCTCTATTAATCCTTAAAAATAACTATCAGTGAAATCTCTTTATGTTCAACACTGATTCGAAGTCGAATCAACTATAGAATTACCTATATGTATCCTATCGATCATTAATCTTTATTTACACGTAATGTACTAACTGAATTAATTAACCATTTCCTCTCATTATCCAGTCGAATTGTATATGATAGATGATCTAATAGTTCTAGATATGGAATCACATATTTTCGTGATAGTCCTAAAATTTCTTTTGCATTATTTAAAGTGAAGGTATTATCTGTTTGTTTAAATAACTTAAATAACG from Bacillus solimangrovi includes:
- a CDS encoding DUF1835 domain-containing protein, with product MLHKITEFKKMIQQLSEEEAKSFLQLALIRLQMVEKTNYSEVEFTNDLKKMVNDLQRYKSQDFEKTEHEKVIHIVFSASTSGSLNNMLKDVNKWKEERVISLSEFFCYGPIQNLADESGREQRRKWLWNHINCDEEFLFEYEENFKRKQTEIQSIREHVPIVIWIADNSNEQMGLRFVLTLLDQNRNNVTVMNTSKLYEKLFNNNRVNYQPLHTGELPPEKLNSLYSNIKELKPLTAIEKQPLMDEWEELSNNQGLLHIWKNGEIEAVDVNYYDEYIINKARKLHNNQKEVGFMKSARLIGEVIGYLNQRLGDQFIEYRLRQLIIDGIFHIEGVPKAMMYYSVKLKELKEAESM